CGGCCGCCCCGCCGCCTTCAGCCTGGCGCACACCGACGGCAGCCGCTACGGGACCGCCATGACCGGCACCGCCCGGGCGTTCCGCGGCCGAGGTCTGGCGAAGCTCGCCAAGAACGACTCCCTGCACCGGGCCCGCGCCGCGGGGTACACGGAGGCGTTCACCGGCAACGACACCGGAAACGAACCGATGATCGCCATCAACAAGTGGTTCGGCTACGAGATCTGTGCGAAGGAAGTGCGTTATGTCCGCGAACTCGGCTGACCGGTCCGGCCAGCTGGACGTCGTGCTCGTCAAGGCGGGCCGTACGAAGATCCGCTACACCGGCGAGCTCCTGACGGACGACGGCACCCGCCTCGCGGTCCGTGCCCCGTGGGCGGGCAGCGGCGTCCGCGACTTCGGCTTCGTCCGCTTCGAGCCCGGGGACGTCTTCACGGAGTACTACTGGCGTGACCGCTGGTACGCGGTGAAGGAGGTCCGCTCGGCCACGGGCGCGCTGAAGGGCTGGTACTGCGACATCACCCGCCCCGCCTCGCGCTCCGGCCCGGAACTGGTCGTGGAGGACCTCGACCTTGACCTGTGGGTCTCCGCGGACGGCACGGACGTACGGCGCCTGGACGAGGACGAGTTCGCAGACAGCGGCCTCAGCGAGACGGACCCCGAGGCAGCAGCAGCCGCGCTCGCCGCACTCGACGAATTGGAGTCACTGGCTCGCGGCGGCGATTTCACCCCGCTCCTGGCCTGAACCCTCCCCGTTCACGCCGTCACGGCCACCACCGCGTACCGCTCGTCCGCCACCTCCCCGCCCCACAGCAGCGGATCGCCGGACAGCCGCTCCACGCTCACCTGCCGGGCGATCGGCGCGAGAAGGCCGGTGAGCCGCTCCGCCGGTATCCCGACCGGCGGCTCGGCCGTCCCCCACACCCCCTCGATCAGCACGAGGCGTCCTCCCGGCCGCAGCAGCCCGGCCCAGTGCCGCAGGGCGCGGCCGGGGTCGGGCAGGGCCCACAGGACATGCCGTACGAGCACGGCGTCGAAGCGCTGCTCACCGACCGGCGGTGCCGCCGCGTCACCGATGAGGAACACCGCGTCACGCCCGGCCGACTTGTGCCGGGCGAGCGTCACCATCGCCGGGGAGAGATCCACGCCCGTCACCCGGTGCCCCTGCTCGGACGCGAGGAGCGACAGACTGCCGGTGCCGCAGCCGAGATCGAGGACGTCACCCGCCTGCCCGGGCAGCCAGGAGCGCAGCCGCGCGGCCCAGGCCCGGCGCACCTCCGGGTCGCGCAGCCCGTGGTCCGGCTCCTCGTCGAAGCCGGCGGCCCGCGCGTCCCAGTCCACGTCGGCGCCGATGTCCGCCGAGGTCGTCCCGTCACTGTCGTTCGCCATGTGCCCAAGAGTGACACCCGCCACTGACACTCGAATCGTGACAGCCGCCACTGACAGACCAGGAGCGATGAGGAACTCTCCCCCGAAAGGTCTACCTCCGTGAGAACGCGGAACCCGGTAGCCCCTTAAGGAGGCAGCCATGCGCCGTGTGACCGTGCAGAAGCCCCTGAAGAAGTCGGACGTCCGCCGGCTCCGCGAGGAGGTCGACGAGCGCCCCGCCGGGCGCCCGGAGGTCCGCAGGGACATCGCACGCACCTGGTGGCCGGACGCCTGAGCGGCCGGTGCCGATCATGAGACGCACGCGTCAGAGCAGCCGCTTGCGGTAGTGGACGCGGTCGTAGGGCCCGTCCAGTCGTCGCTCCACCAGCTCATAGCCGTACTTCGGATAGATCTCCTGGTTCTCCCACATCAGCGCGTTCGTGTAGAGCCTGACCTCGGGCAGCCCCAGCGCACGCGCGTGCGCGTCCACGAACCGCAGCAGCCGTCGCCCCACTCCCCTGCCGTGCGCGGTGGGGTGGACGGCGATGATGTCGAGGAAGAGATGGTCCTCGAACGCCTCGACCACGACGAGGCCGGTCACGGGATCGCCCGTCACGAACACCTTGCCCGCGGCCACGTTCGCCGCGTGGTCCTCCTCCATGGGCTGCGGCACCCGTCCGATGCGCTCGATGTACGGGCGGAAAGCCGCGTCGATCACGCCCTCGACGACCGGTACGTCGGCGGCGCCGGCCGGCCGGGTCTCCTCGTCTGCCATGCCGAGACGGTACCTACCTGATGCCGGTCTGAGCACTCACTCAAGCGGGCCATAAGGATCTCCCCCGCGTGCCCGCACGCCCGCACGCCCGCACGCCCGCACGGCAGTCACCGCCGCCGCCCTCGGCGCCCTCCCGCTCACCCTGACCGTGCTACGCCGAGGGCCTGGAGAGTCCCGAGTCGGCCGCGTGCAACCACGGGCACGGCGACAACGACCCCAGCACTTCGGCCGAGCCGGCTGCGCCCCGGAGAACACCGCCCCGAGCCGGCCCGAGGCGGCCGAAGCCGCTCCCAACCAGCCGAAGGCGGCCGGTGCCACGGAGAACCTCGCCGAGACCGGCGGCGACATCGGCACCGCGTACGCCGCGATCGGCGGCGCGGCCGCGCCGGCGCTCGGCGCGTCGGCCCTGTTCCTGTCGGCCCGGCGGCGGACGGTGAGCGGCAGTCGCCACGGCCTCTGGCCCAGGACTCGGGGTCTGTCCGGCGGCTCAGGCCGGACAGACCCCGAAACGTTTCCCTGCACGTGTCAGCCGAATACACGTGTCAGTCGAACGCCGACGCGCACGTGGTGGGCCTGGCCCGAGCCGGGTCGAGGGCGTTGGCCACCTCGTGGAAGGCGATCCGGTCGAACAGCCCGATGGCCACATGCTCGGACAGGTCGACCGGGCACAGGTCCTGGAGCAGGACGTTGCGCACGTCCGGCCCGCTCAGGTACTGGCTGCGCCACGGCGTGACCACCTCGTCGTACTTGGTGGCGATGACGGTGTAGCGCACGCCTGGCACGGTGTCGCCGCCCGCGTTGAGCCGCTTGAGGAAGTCGGAGCCGGTGACCTGGTCGGCAAGGGCGGGGGTGCTCTTCGCCAACAGGTCGGCGGCGCCCGGGAAGTAGGGCAGCAGGTCGGTGAAGCCGTTCAGGTCGGTGCCGTGGTTGCTGGGCGCGATGCCGACCAGGGCGTTCACCTTGGCGGCTCCGCCGAGGAACCGCAGATACCAGCGGGGCATCATGCCGCCCTGCGAGTGCCCGACGACGTCGGTCTCGGGGGCCGGTGGCGGCGAGCACCTTGTCGACGAACTCCTTGAGCTGTCCGGCCGACTTCTCGACGGGTCCGAGGCCGTGGAAGAAGGGGACGCCCTCCAACTGGCCGTAGTCGAGGGAGAAGACGCAGTAACCGCGGACCTTCAGGTAGGGGGCGAGGCCCAGCCAGTTGTCGATGGAGTTCCCGAGGGTGCCGTGGACGAGGACGACAGGGCGGGGATGGGCGGCGGACGGCTTGCAGGAATAGTCGTTCCAGCCGGAGCTCGGGGCGCCGGCCGCCTGGGCGGAGTTGGCGGGGACGGTGACGGCCGCGGCGGTCAGCAGCAGCGCGGCCAGGGGTCTGAACACTCGTTTCCAGGGCAGCATCGAGTGATCTCCTTGCGGCTCAAGGGAGGTGCGACGGCACGACGCCCTGTGATCCGGATCACGGGATGCTGTTCACTCGTCAAGTTACGAGCGAGTAGTCAAACTTGGAAGTTACGCGTCAGTAAAAACTTCCAGCGATAACCGCCACTGGCGGATTCACGTAACACCCCTCACCAGGAAGGCCGCACGGGCCCCCGGGGCGCGATCCGCAGCAACTGCTCCCGCAGCACCCGCACTTGCTCCTCCCCCAGCACATCCCCCCACTCCCGCACAGCCTCCGCAGCCGCCTCCTCCGCGGCCCGCGTACAGTCCCACCCCCGCGCGGTCAACACGACGAGCCGCGCCCGCGCATCCTCGGGGTGCGGCCGCCGCTCGACGTATCCCTTGCGGACCATCTCGTCGACGAGCTGGCTGGCAGCCTGCTTTGTCACCCCGAGGTGGACGGCGAGGTCGGTGACCGTCGCGCCATCCGGGGCGAGCCGGGCGAAGGCGAAGCCGTGCGCGGGCCGCACCCCCTCGAAGCCGCGAGCCACCACGTTCTCGTTGATGCGCTGCGTGAGTCCGCCGGCGACGGCGAGCAGGGCGGCGGACAGGGCCATGGCCTCGGAGTTCTGCACGCATGCATTGAAACACCCTTGACGTGACGGTCAAGCAGCTTGACCATATAGTCAAGTTGCTTGACCACTTGGAGGCCGTCATGCCCGTCGTCCGCTCGTCCGAAGCCGTCACCCATGAGATCCACGGCGCCCGATTCATCTCGTACGCCATCCCGCGCAGCGGCAGTAAGGAGCTGTGCGCCTGGCGCGGTGAGATCCCCGCCGGTCTCAAGGCGCCCGAGCACACCGTCAGCCGGGAGGAGATCTTCCATCTGCTCGACGGCGAGCTGCTGATCACCCTCGACGGCCGCACCGAGCGGATCGCGG
The genomic region above belongs to Streptomyces coeruleorubidus and contains:
- a CDS encoding DUF402 domain-containing protein; this encodes MSANSADRSGQLDVVLVKAGRTKIRYTGELLTDDGTRLAVRAPWAGSGVRDFGFVRFEPGDVFTEYYWRDRWYAVKEVRSATGALKGWYCDITRPASRSGPELVVEDLDLDLWVSADGTDVRRLDEDEFADSGLSETDPEAAAAALAALDELESLARGGDFTPLLA
- a CDS encoding class I SAM-dependent methyltransferase; the protein is MANDSDGTTSADIGADVDWDARAAGFDEEPDHGLRDPEVRRAWAARLRSWLPGQAGDVLDLGCGTGSLSLLASEQGHRVTGVDLSPAMVTLARHKSAGRDAVFLIGDAAAPPVGEQRFDAVLVRHVLWALPDPGRALRHWAGLLRPGGRLVLIEGVWGTAEPPVGIPAERLTGLLAPIARQVSVERLSGDPLLWGGEVADERYAVVAVTA
- a CDS encoding GNAT family N-acetyltransferase, translated to MADEETRPAGAADVPVVEGVIDAAFRPYIERIGRVPQPMEEDHAANVAAGKVFVTGDPVTGLVVVEAFEDHLFLDIIAVHPTAHGRGVGRRLLRFVDAHARALGLPEVRLYTNALMWENQEIYPKYGYELVERRLDGPYDRVHYRKRLL
- a CDS encoding MarR family winged helix-turn-helix transcriptional regulator — translated: MQNSEAMALSAALLAVAGGLTQRINENVVARGFEGVRPAHGFAFARLAPDGATVTDLAVHLGVTKQAASQLVDEMVRKGYVERRPHPEDARARLVVLTARGWDCTRAAEEAAAEAVREWGDVLGEEQVRVLREQLLRIAPRGPVRPSW
- a CDS encoding cupin domain-containing protein; amino-acid sequence: MPVVRSSEAVTHEIHGARFISYAIPRSGSKELCAWRGEIPAGLKAPEHTVSREEIFHLLDGELLITLDGRTERIAAGDTVIVNPGATLAVENPTDRTAYSWVTTSVGLEARLADGTRIVPPWAN